In Marivirga salinae, a single window of DNA contains:
- a CDS encoding amidohydrolase: protein MNRLLLSLALILLIFSCTSREKVDAIYFNGTVYTVNADFEKAEAFAIKDGKFVSVGSSKDIRNQYQTEEEIDLMKAPVYPGFIDGHAHFIRYAKDLGDVNLFGTASFEELIQRLQKHAEQFPDEPVLLGQGWDQNNWEGGEFPTKDTLDILFPDKVVMLRRIDAHAVLTNQKGLDLAGVTARTRVSGGEVILKNGQPTGVLIDNAMNLLSDKMPEMSQMQKKELIQQAEANCFAAGITSLAEAGLDKSQIDLLDKMQKDSLLKMRIYAMINPTPQNMDYYFSNGHYKTDYLNVRSFKIYGDGALGSRGACLIRPYSDDEDNFGFLRSEPQVFDSLAKIIFAKDFQMNTHCIGDSANRAITNIYAKYLKGKNDRRWRIEHAQVLAENDFSKFGDYNILPSVQPTHATSDMDWAHERLGEERVKNAYAYQELLKQNGRLVLGSDFPVEDINPIYGFHSAVARQDDDNLPEGGFQPENSLSREEALKGMTIWAAFGQFEEKGKGSIAKGKLADFVILDRDIMEVPHEELRDTKVIQTYSGGEKVYELQ, encoded by the coding sequence ATGAATAGACTCTTACTCAGCTTAGCACTCATCTTACTAATATTTTCTTGCACTAGCAGAGAAAAAGTAGATGCCATTTATTTCAACGGAACAGTTTACACGGTAAATGCAGATTTTGAAAAGGCAGAAGCTTTTGCCATAAAAGATGGGAAGTTTGTAAGTGTTGGAAGCTCGAAAGATATTCGTAATCAATATCAAACGGAAGAAGAAATTGATTTGATGAAAGCTCCAGTATACCCAGGCTTTATTGATGGACATGCGCATTTTATCCGCTATGCAAAAGATTTGGGAGATGTCAATTTATTTGGCACTGCTTCTTTTGAAGAATTAATTCAAAGATTACAAAAACATGCTGAGCAATTTCCAGATGAACCAGTATTGCTTGGTCAAGGATGGGATCAAAATAACTGGGAAGGCGGAGAATTCCCCACTAAAGACACCTTAGATATTTTATTTCCGGATAAGGTAGTGATGTTGAGAAGGATAGATGCCCATGCTGTTTTAACTAATCAGAAGGGATTAGATTTGGCTGGAGTTACAGCTAGGACTAGAGTTTCTGGGGGAGAGGTAATTTTAAAAAATGGTCAGCCAACTGGAGTGTTAATCGATAATGCAATGAACTTGCTCAGTGATAAAATGCCTGAAATGAGTCAAATGCAAAAGAAAGAATTAATTCAACAAGCAGAAGCTAATTGTTTTGCAGCTGGAATTACCTCCTTAGCAGAAGCTGGTCTTGATAAATCTCAAATTGATTTATTGGATAAAATGCAAAAGGATAGCCTTTTGAAAATGCGGATTTACGCCATGATAAATCCTACTCCTCAAAATATGGATTATTATTTCAGCAATGGTCATTACAAAACAGACTATTTGAACGTGCGCTCTTTCAAAATTTATGGAGATGGTGCTTTAGGTTCGAGAGGAGCTTGTCTAATTAGACCTTATTCGGACGATGAAGATAATTTCGGTTTCTTGAGAAGTGAACCTCAGGTTTTTGACAGCCTAGCAAAAATAATTTTCGCTAAGGATTTTCAAATGAATACCCATTGTATAGGGGACTCTGCAAATAGAGCTATAACCAATATTTATGCGAAATATTTGAAAGGAAAGAATGACAGAAGATGGAGAATTGAGCATGCTCAGGTGCTGGCGGAAAATGATTTTAGCAAATTCGGGGATTACAATATTTTGCCTTCCGTTCAACCCACCCATGCCACTTCAGATATGGATTGGGCTCATGAAAGATTAGGCGAGGAAAGAGTGAAAAACGCTTATGCTTATCAGGAATTGCTGAAGCAAAATGGAAGATTGGTATTAGGTTCTGATTTTCCTGTAGAGGACATTAATCCTATTTATGGATTTCATTCAGCAGTAGCCCGTCAAGATGATGATAATTTGCCGGAAGGTGGATTTCAGCCAGAAAATTCACTAAGTAGGGAAGAAGCTTTAAAAGGCATGACCATTTGGGCAGCTTTTGGACAATTTGAGGAAAAGGGAAAAGGCAGTATAGCAAAAGGAAAATTAGCTGATTTTGTGATTTTGGATAGAGATATTATGGAAGTCCCGCATGAGGAATTGAGAGACACGAAGGTTATTCAAACTTATTCTGGTGGAGAGAAAGTATATGAATTACAGTGA
- a CDS encoding AMP nucleosidase: MKTKKEIVDNWLPRYTGTALDEFGDYILLTNFINYVEMFAKQYDVEIKGRDKPMQTATAEGITIINFGMGSSVAATVMDLLSSIMPKAVLFLGKCGGIKKKSKIGDLILPLAGIRGEGTSNDYMPPEVPALPSFRLQRAVSSMIKKHEMDYYTGTVFTTNRRVWEHDDEFKDYLRRIRAMAVDMETATIFSVGFVNSIPRGALLLVSDNPMTPEGVKTAQSDQKVTGSYVNYHLQIGIDSLIELKNSGESVKHLKFTETLFDQD, from the coding sequence ATGAAGACAAAAAAAGAAATCGTAGACAATTGGTTGCCTCGTTATACTGGAACAGCTTTAGATGAATTTGGAGACTATATTTTACTGACCAATTTCATTAATTATGTTGAGATGTTCGCTAAACAATATGATGTAGAAATTAAGGGCAGAGATAAACCAATGCAAACCGCTACTGCTGAAGGAATTACCATTATTAATTTTGGAATGGGAAGCTCCGTTGCAGCCACTGTTATGGATTTACTATCGTCAATTATGCCTAAAGCAGTTTTGTTTTTGGGAAAATGCGGAGGGATTAAAAAGAAATCTAAAATTGGCGATTTGATTTTACCTTTGGCAGGAATCAGAGGAGAAGGTACCAGTAATGATTATATGCCGCCTGAAGTTCCAGCTTTACCATCATTCCGTTTGCAAAGAGCTGTTTCATCCATGATTAAAAAACATGAAATGGATTATTATACAGGTACAGTTTTCACTACCAATCGCAGGGTTTGGGAGCATGACGATGAATTCAAAGATTATTTAAGAAGAATTCGAGCAATGGCAGTAGATATGGAAACCGCAACCATTTTTTCTGTAGGGTTTGTTAATAGTATTCCTAGAGGAGCTTTGTTATTGGTTTCTGATAATCCTATGACCCCAGAAGGAGTGAAGACAGCTCAAAGCGATCAAAAGGTGACGGGTAGTTATGTTAATTACCATCTTCAAATTGGGATTGATTCATTGATTGAATTGAAAAACTCAGGCGAATCCGTGAAGCATTTGAAATTCACAGAAACTTTGTTTGATCAGGATTGA
- a CDS encoding type I restriction enzyme HsdR N-terminal domain-containing protein yields the protein MQKLNLPPYDVNLRKMDGKIHIFDPTRKKFLVLTPEEWVRQHFIQFLIHYKNYPASLIKSESGLKYHERKKRTDVTVFNRKMEPLLLIECKAPEVKISNNTFSQIANYYSQFQAKYMIITNGIEHYCFRPDAKELVFEKDIPEFSNL from the coding sequence ATGCAAAAATTAAATCTTCCGCCTTATGATGTGAACTTGCGTAAAATGGACGGCAAGATACATATTTTTGATCCCACAAGGAAGAAGTTTTTGGTTTTAACACCTGAAGAATGGGTTCGTCAGCATTTTATTCAGTTTTTGATTCACTATAAAAACTATCCAGCCAGTCTTATTAAATCAGAATCTGGATTAAAATATCATGAAAGAAAAAAACGGACAGATGTGACCGTTTTCAATAGGAAAATGGAACCGCTACTTTTAATAGAATGTAAAGCACCTGAAGTAAAAATATCAAACAATACCTTTTCGCAAATCGCAAATTATTATAGCCAATTTCAAGCTAAATATATGATTATCACTAATGGAATAGAACATTATTGCTTTAGACCTGATGCAAAAGAATTGGTTTTTGAAAAGGATATTCCAGAGTTTTCGAATCTATAG
- a CDS encoding aminotransferase class IV translates to MINYNGNLIPSGSASLEVSNRGFQYGDGIFETIIFRKKEIMFLNEHWERISESVNDLKLNFPFTKKDLEKTLLELLEVNGLMGQSARMKLYIWRKAGGLYAPDHFDAEFLLTADQAQRKKVLKFEKVGLADSIFLQKTAFSHLKTISALPYVMAGIEKKERGLEEIILLDQDGYVAEASSSNLYFLDLGNRTIYTPSLHTGCINGVIRRFLFKNAKQFDLEIKEVLWLPEDLISDKLSIFTINVAGVNCIQKIYTTKMRDCTEGLKLLEEIFRW, encoded by the coding sequence ATGATTAATTACAATGGTAACTTAATTCCCTCTGGATCAGCAAGTTTGGAGGTGTCAAACAGAGGTTTTCAATATGGAGATGGGATTTTCGAGACTATAATTTTTAGAAAAAAAGAAATCATGTTTCTAAATGAGCATTGGGAAAGGATTTCTGAAAGTGTGAATGACTTGAAATTAAATTTTCCTTTTACAAAAAAGGATCTTGAGAAAACACTTTTGGAATTATTGGAAGTGAACGGGTTAATGGGGCAGTCTGCAAGAATGAAGCTCTATATCTGGAGGAAAGCTGGCGGTTTATATGCCCCAGATCATTTTGATGCTGAGTTTTTATTAACTGCTGATCAGGCTCAAAGAAAGAAAGTTCTAAAATTTGAAAAAGTAGGGTTAGCGGATTCAATTTTCTTACAAAAAACAGCTTTTAGTCATTTGAAAACGATTTCTGCTTTACCATATGTGATGGCAGGAATTGAAAAGAAAGAAAGGGGACTGGAAGAAATTATCTTGTTAGATCAAGATGGTTATGTGGCAGAGGCTTCTTCTTCCAATCTTTATTTTCTGGATTTAGGCAATCGAACAATCTATACCCCATCCTTACATACCGGATGTATAAATGGAGTGATTAGACGGTTTTTATTTAAAAATGCAAAACAGTTTGATCTTGAAATTAAAGAGGTATTGTGGTTGCCTGAAGATTTAATTTCAGATAAATTATCCATTTTTACTATTAATGTTGCTGGTGTAAATTGTATTCAGAAAATTTATACCACAAAAATGAGGGATTGCACAGAAGGATTGAAGTTATTGGAAGAGATTTTTAGGTGGTAG
- the sdaAB gene encoding L-serine ammonia-lyase, iron-sulfur-dependent subunit beta — protein MAERSSIFDMIGPVMIGPSSSHTAGVVRIARAAVKVLGGIPDEAIITFYNSFARTYEGHGSDKAIIAGLLNYKTDDIRIKQAFELAEEAGLEYTFKSIGSAGTYHPNTIKLNLIKGDRKVEVIGESLGGGIINISKVNGFTANISAALHTLIITAEDTQGSIAFISNIISNDKANIATMSVSRKGKNDIACLAIEMDSGLKTISQEYLKNLDWVIDVIYIPDIDM, from the coding sequence ATGGCAGAAAGAAGTAGTATTTTTGATATGATTGGTCCCGTTATGATAGGTCCTTCGAGTTCACATACCGCAGGAGTTGTAAGAATTGCACGTGCAGCCGTAAAGGTTTTGGGTGGAATTCCTGATGAGGCAATCATCACCTTTTACAATTCATTTGCCAGAACCTATGAAGGTCATGGAAGTGATAAAGCTATTATTGCTGGATTGTTGAATTATAAAACAGACGATATTCGCATTAAACAAGCTTTTGAGCTAGCCGAAGAAGCAGGACTTGAATATACGTTCAAGTCAATTGGAAGCGCAGGAACTTATCACCCCAATACCATCAAATTAAATTTAATCAAAGGGGACAGAAAAGTTGAAGTAATTGGCGAAAGCTTAGGGGGTGGTATAATCAATATATCAAAAGTAAACGGATTTACAGCCAATATTTCTGCTGCACTGCATACTTTAATCATTACTGCAGAAGATACTCAAGGGAGCATTGCATTTATTTCCAATATTATTAGTAATGATAAAGCTAATATTGCCACAATGAGTGTATCTAGAAAAGGAAAAAATGACATCGCTTGCTTGGCAATTGAAATGGACTCGGGACTAAAAACTATATCACAAGAATACCTTAAGAATCTGGATTGGGTAATAGATGTTATCTACATTCCAGATATTGACATGTAA
- a CDS encoding TolC family protein codes for MLRIFIVFIFLTVGLNANGQDKWSLQKCVDYALENNLQVKQSGLDVESAEINLFGSKMSTLPNLNGNLGLNTSTGRSIDPFTNTIIDRGINSQNAGLNASLPLFDGLQRYNSIKRDQYGQLAAEKDLESVENDVTLNVVTFYTNILFNKELLETAKLRLLTTESQESRVEKQVEIGALAQADLLQIKQQKANDELEVVRAQNNLDISYLQLKQALQIPADQPFDIEIPDLPEPNPEDLMESSSNVYQYALQNQPVIKAAEYRKESAMKGIGVARSGYYPSLSLNAGISTNYSNAAPEQFPVLGSENTTITRPIGVVENTGQVVITQQEVPSEFTDNTYWNQLDFNQRRFLGLSLNIPIFNRFQVKNNVQQSIINHKRTEYQLTSAKNQLQQTIEQAYLDVKAAAKSYEALKNSFEASELSFRNAEQRLELGATDAVEFTQIKNEFERVKSDLIRAKYDYIFKLKVLDFYQGKPLNF; via the coding sequence ATGCTTAGAATTTTTATTGTATTTATTTTCTTAACCGTTGGATTAAATGCTAATGGGCAAGATAAATGGTCATTGCAGAAATGCGTAGACTATGCTTTGGAAAATAATCTGCAGGTAAAACAATCAGGATTGGATGTTGAAAGTGCAGAAATAAATTTGTTTGGCTCGAAGATGAGCACTTTACCTAATTTGAATGGAAATTTGGGATTAAACACATCCACTGGTCGTTCCATCGATCCATTTACGAATACTATAATTGATAGAGGAATTAATTCTCAAAATGCAGGACTAAATGCTAGTTTGCCTTTATTTGATGGCCTCCAAAGATATAATAGTATTAAAAGAGACCAATATGGCCAATTAGCTGCAGAAAAAGATTTAGAAAGTGTTGAAAATGATGTCACTTTAAATGTGGTTACTTTTTACACTAATATTCTTTTCAATAAAGAATTACTTGAAACAGCTAAACTCAGACTGTTAACTACCGAAAGTCAAGAAAGTAGAGTAGAGAAACAAGTGGAAATTGGTGCTTTGGCACAAGCAGATTTATTACAAATCAAACAACAAAAAGCTAATGATGAGTTGGAAGTAGTTAGAGCTCAAAATAATTTAGATATATCATATTTACAATTAAAGCAAGCTTTACAGATACCAGCAGATCAACCCTTTGATATTGAAATTCCTGATTTACCTGAACCAAATCCTGAGGACTTGATGGAATCATCTTCTAATGTTTATCAATATGCTTTGCAAAATCAGCCTGTTATAAAAGCAGCAGAATATAGAAAAGAAAGTGCAATGAAGGGTATTGGAGTGGCTAGAAGTGGTTATTACCCTTCTTTAAGTTTAAATGCTGGTATTTCAACCAACTATTCAAATGCAGCACCAGAGCAGTTTCCAGTTTTAGGTTCTGAAAACACGACTATCACACGCCCTATCGGAGTTGTAGAAAATACGGGTCAAGTTGTTATCACACAACAAGAAGTTCCTTCTGAATTTACTGATAACACCTATTGGAATCAATTAGATTTTAACCAAAGGCGATTTTTAGGACTTAGTTTAAACATTCCAATTTTCAACCGATTCCAAGTGAAAAATAATGTGCAACAATCCATTATCAATCATAAAAGAACTGAATATCAATTGACTTCTGCTAAAAATCAATTACAACAAACCATTGAACAGGCTTATTTGGATGTAAAAGCTGCTGCAAAATCCTATGAAGCATTGAAAAACAGTTTTGAAGCTTCTGAGCTTAGTTTTAGAAATGCAGAACAAAGATTGGAATTAGGAGCAACTGATGCTGTTGAATTCACTCAGATAAAAAATGAATTCGAAAGAGTAAAATCAGACCTTATTCGAGCAAAATACGATTATATATTTAAACTTAAAGTACTGGACTTTTATCAAGGGAAACCTTTAAACTTTTAA
- a CDS encoding efflux RND transporter periplasmic adaptor subunit — MAKKKSSKKTLYILIAIVVVLIVAAIIGKKSGVIGQPPSTSVEVEEVKKRTIIEKVNASGTVQPVVEVKLSPDVAGEITELAVEEGDPVKKDDLLVKIRPDNFQSALERARANLNQQKASLAQAEASLERAKAQLTQAKQTFERQKKLYEQKVISTADYETALANYQVAENDKVASEKNVLAARYTVKSSQATVDEASENLRRTTIYSPVDGTVSKLSVELGERVVGTQQMAGTEMMRIANLNNMEVRVDVNENDIIRISIGDTANIEVDSYTYMEKEFKGVVTAIANTANDKASQDAVTEFEVKVKILNSSYEDLIKKDGDSPFRPGMTASVEIMTETKEDILTVPLSSVTLRSPEIKQDSTSSEETQERQPKKEAEVVFIVQDDNTVKMMEVKTGISDFEYIHIQEGLTAGQKVVRGPFLAISKTLEDGDLVQEKNKGKTKGQE; from the coding sequence ATGGCTAAGAAAAAATCATCAAAAAAAACATTATATATCCTGATTGCAATTGTTGTTGTATTAATAGTTGCAGCAATTATAGGTAAAAAATCAGGTGTAATAGGACAACCGCCTTCTACTTCTGTTGAAGTGGAAGAAGTAAAGAAAAGAACCATAATTGAAAAAGTGAATGCCAGTGGAACAGTACAACCTGTGGTGGAAGTAAAACTCAGCCCTGATGTGGCTGGTGAAATCACAGAATTGGCTGTTGAAGAAGGTGATCCTGTGAAGAAAGATGACCTTTTAGTGAAAATCAGGCCTGATAATTTTCAAAGTGCATTAGAAAGAGCAAGAGCTAATTTGAACCAACAAAAGGCATCTTTAGCACAAGCCGAAGCTTCATTAGAACGTGCAAAAGCGCAACTAACTCAAGCAAAGCAAACTTTCGAACGTCAGAAGAAATTATATGAACAAAAGGTTATTTCAACAGCTGATTATGAAACAGCTTTAGCAAATTACCAAGTAGCTGAAAATGATAAAGTAGCTTCAGAAAAAAATGTATTGGCAGCAAGATATACCGTAAAAAGTAGTCAGGCTACAGTAGATGAAGCTAGCGAGAACTTGAGAAGAACTACCATTTATTCACCTGTGGACGGTACCGTTTCAAAACTAAGCGTTGAGCTTGGCGAGCGTGTTGTTGGTACGCAGCAAATGGCAGGTACTGAAATGATGCGTATTGCCAATTTGAATAATATGGAGGTTCGAGTTGATGTAAATGAAAATGACATTATTAGAATTAGCATTGGTGATACTGCTAACATAGAAGTAGATTCTTATACTTATATGGAAAAAGAATTCAAAGGGGTAGTGACTGCCATTGCAAATACTGCCAACGATAAAGCCTCTCAAGATGCAGTTACAGAATTTGAAGTAAAAGTAAAAATCTTGAATTCTTCATATGAGGATTTAATTAAGAAGGATGGTGATTCACCTTTCCGACCAGGTATGACTGCCAGTGTAGAAATTATGACAGAAACCAAAGAAGATATTTTAACTGTGCCTCTTTCCTCCGTTACTTTGAGATCTCCTGAAATTAAGCAAGATTCTACTTCTAGTGAGGAGACACAAGAAAGACAGCCTAAAAAAGAAGCAGAAGTAGTATTCATTGTGCAAGATGATAATACCGTGAAAATGATGGAAGTTAAAACTGGTATCAGTGATTTTGAATATATTCACATTCAAGAAGGTTTGACTGCCGGCCAAAAAGTTGTAAGAGGGCCTTTCTTGGCTATTTCTAAAACATTGGAAGATGGGGATTTAGTTCAAGAAAAGAATAAAGGAAAAACTAAAGGACAAGAATAA
- a CDS encoding DUF4221 family protein, whose translation MKIKLDNETNEMTSSSQFKNIDGTDYLFRFRDYQSPKNPQQLEVINLTDEKVEKIIDFPLEGPNSFNELVNFHVHDFDSIFFHNEAFPLTFYLTDTSKNLKQKWEIEDMEIGAGWSSNASPFLIEDKFYFCSISTQSFYPDDQDYIDYKFLSYLNLNNGKIKEVSSIDYPKIFKENYKNGKWYPWSGKPYFHYYNENIFVGFNMSPEITSIKQGKTENINLEISFAKLAEAVSIDINDFASNQLHLIGSPQLGKMVYDPYRDKLIRLYKHPIEIDESEDRSNVYYRSRFSLLFFELNGKLAAEIELPKNTFNPSIIIPTEKGLLINTDNPFNPKNNENFLEFDHISFNDMQ comes from the coding sequence ATGAAAATAAAGCTAGATAATGAGACTAATGAGATGACCTCAAGTTCTCAATTTAAGAATATTGATGGTACGGATTATCTTTTTCGTTTTAGAGATTATCAGTCCCCGAAAAATCCTCAACAACTAGAAGTAATTAACTTAACAGACGAAAAAGTTGAAAAAATAATTGATTTTCCTTTAGAAGGGCCTAATTCCTTTAATGAATTGGTAAATTTCCATGTACATGATTTCGATTCCATATTTTTCCATAATGAAGCTTTTCCACTAACTTTTTACCTGACTGACACCAGCAAAAACTTAAAGCAAAAGTGGGAAATTGAAGATATGGAAATTGGTGCGGGTTGGTCGTCAAATGCCTCTCCCTTTTTGATAGAAGATAAATTTTACTTTTGCAGCATATCAACTCAATCTTTTTACCCTGATGATCAAGATTATATTGACTATAAATTTTTAAGCTACTTGAATTTAAATAATGGGAAAATCAAAGAAGTCTCCTCTATTGATTACCCGAAAATATTCAAGGAAAATTACAAAAATGGAAAATGGTATCCTTGGAGTGGAAAACCTTATTTCCACTATTACAATGAAAATATCTTTGTAGGATTTAATATGAGTCCTGAAATTACAAGCATTAAGCAGGGCAAAACTGAAAATATTAATCTGGAGATTTCTTTTGCAAAATTAGCAGAAGCAGTTAGTATTGATATTAATGATTTCGCTTCTAATCAGTTGCATTTAATCGGCAGCCCTCAGTTAGGAAAAATGGTTTACGACCCCTATCGAGATAAGTTAATTCGACTTTACAAGCATCCTATTGAAATTGATGAAAGTGAAGATAGGTCAAATGTCTATTATCGATCTAGATTCAGCTTGCTCTTTTTTGAACTAAACGGAAAGCTAGCTGCAGAAATAGAACTCCCTAAAAACACATTTAATCCATCAATTATAATCCCGACCGAAAAAGGTTTATTAATCAATACTGACAACCCATTTAACCCAAAAAACAATGAAAACTTTCTTGAGTTTGACCATATTTCTTTTAATGATATGCAATAG
- a CDS encoding SatD family protein, whose amino-acid sequence MIAVITGDIINSTENASINWLKELKSVLDQYGSSPEKWEIYRGDSFQLKLPVEKAITAAFHIKSTIKQIKNKDVRIGIGVGKEDYISEKISESNGIAYQNSGLSFESLKKNTLSIKSNDASWDEPLNIMLELVLFIADKWTTSQAEAIKASIENPNKNQNQLAELLQKTQSTISASLDRSGYDSLKKIVDYYKKQTQLL is encoded by the coding sequence ATGATCGCAGTCATAACAGGGGACATTATTAATTCAACTGAAAATGCATCCATTAATTGGTTGAAAGAACTTAAATCAGTTTTAGATCAATATGGAAGTAGTCCAGAAAAATGGGAAATCTATAGAGGGGATAGTTTCCAATTGAAACTTCCAGTTGAAAAAGCTATTACGGCAGCTTTCCACATCAAGTCCACCATTAAACAAATTAAAAACAAAGATGTAAGAATCGGGATTGGAGTAGGAAAGGAAGATTATATATCCGAAAAAATATCCGAATCAAACGGTATTGCCTATCAAAATTCAGGCTTATCCTTCGAATCTCTTAAAAAGAATACTCTATCCATTAAATCAAATGATGCTAGCTGGGACGAACCCTTAAATATAATGCTGGAATTAGTGCTTTTTATTGCAGATAAATGGACAACAAGTCAAGCTGAAGCTATTAAAGCAAGCATTGAGAATCCTAATAAAAACCAAAATCAACTTGCAGAACTATTACAAAAAACTCAAAGTACTATCAGCGCATCCCTTGATAGAAGTGGATATGACAGCCTGAAAAAAATAGTTGACTATTATAAGAAACAAACCCAATTGTTATGA
- a CDS encoding DUF3307 domain-containing protein has product MISFLLKALIAHVLGDFVFQPDRWVKDKQLKKGKSKFLYFHIIIHAGLLSVLLQFNFEFWLAFLVIPISHYLIDIIKIYLEKRINSRYLFVFDQLAHLVVILGLAWYYYPQLINFDFQVSNTLLLLLLSILLLTYGVAVFIKVIMSIWDLPEDSDQD; this is encoded by the coding sequence ATGATTTCATTTCTACTAAAAGCTTTAATCGCTCATGTTTTGGGTGATTTTGTATTTCAACCAGACCGTTGGGTAAAAGACAAACAATTAAAAAAAGGGAAATCAAAATTCCTATATTTTCATATCATCATTCATGCTGGTTTATTATCGGTTTTATTACAATTTAACTTTGAGTTTTGGTTAGCATTCCTTGTCATTCCTATCAGCCACTATTTAATTGACATCATAAAAATCTATCTTGAAAAAAGGATCAATTCTCGATATCTGTTTGTATTTGACCAGCTAGCTCATTTAGTAGTCATTTTAGGTTTAGCTTGGTATTATTATCCCCAATTAATCAATTTTGACTTTCAAGTTTCCAACACTCTATTGCTTTTATTATTAAGCATTTTACTGCTTACCTATGGTGTAGCAGTCTTCATAAAAGTTATCATGTCAATATGGGATTTACCGGAAGATTCAGATCAGGATTAA
- the aroF gene encoding 3-deoxy-7-phosphoheptulonate synthase: MILQLEKNINSTQKEDLISSLGKFTKSVSEVQTQKGFYLVALEKGDIDIREIGHLSGVKDVHVVSDNYQLVSKKWKVNPAEIKLRDGDILSQNHFNIMAGPCSIENEDQVDAVIAHLVENDVKIMRGGVYKPRSSPYSFRGLGMEGLKMWHDKAKAAGIKIITEVMQVSQVEEMYDFIDIYQVGARNTQNFNLLDELGKVDKPVMIKRGVSGTIEELLYSAEYVFSGGNEDLILCERGIRTFENMTRNTLDINAIPVLKDRTHLPVVVDPSHGIGIRKHVEPVALAGIMAGADGVIYELHPDPEKAMSDGQQSLYFAESTAMVNKMRKAYELRGELN, translated from the coding sequence ATGATTTTACAATTAGAAAAAAACATAAACAGCACCCAAAAAGAAGATCTAATATCCTCTTTGGGCAAATTCACAAAATCTGTGAGTGAGGTACAAACCCAAAAAGGCTTTTACTTGGTAGCCTTGGAGAAAGGAGATATTGACATCCGTGAAATAGGACATCTATCTGGTGTTAAGGATGTACATGTGGTATCTGATAATTATCAATTGGTTTCAAAGAAATGGAAGGTTAATCCAGCTGAAATTAAATTACGTGATGGCGATATCCTTTCACAGAACCATTTTAATATCATGGCGGGTCCATGTAGTATTGAAAATGAAGACCAAGTGGATGCCGTAATTGCTCATTTGGTGGAGAATGATGTGAAAATCATGCGTGGTGGAGTTTACAAGCCAAGAAGTTCACCTTATTCCTTTCGTGGCTTGGGCATGGAAGGCTTAAAAATGTGGCACGACAAAGCCAAAGCGGCTGGAATAAAAATCATAACTGAAGTGATGCAAGTTTCTCAGGTGGAGGAAATGTATGATTTCATTGATATCTATCAGGTAGGCGCCCGAAACACACAGAATTTCAATTTATTGGATGAGCTGGGTAAAGTGGACAAACCGGTGATGATTAAAAGAGGCGTGAGCGGTACAATTGAAGAATTGCTTTATTCTGCTGAGTATGTTTTTAGTGGAGGTAATGAAGATTTGATTTTATGTGAAAGAGGAATCAGAACCTTTGAAAACATGACCCGAAACACCTTGGACATTAATGCGATCCCGGTTTTAAAGGATAGAACTCATTTGCCAGTCGTGGTCGATCCATCTCATGGAATCGGTATAAGGAAGCATGTTGAGCCCGTTGCCTTGGCAGGAATTATGGCAGGAGCAGATGGAGTGATTTATGAATTACATCCTGATCCTGAAAAAGCGATGAGTGACGGACAGCAATCTTTATACTTTGCAGAGAGTACAGCAATGGTAAACAAAATGCGAAAAGCTTATGAGCTTAGAGGAGAGTTGAATTGA